One region of Malania oleifera isolate guangnan ecotype guangnan chromosome 6, ASM2987363v1, whole genome shotgun sequence genomic DNA includes:
- the LOC131157006 gene encoding B2 protein isoform X1, whose protein sequence is MENNQQSFWQFSDQLRLQTSSFANLSINDSIWSTSSGAKNERRNFDVRVGGEVNSSSGSKQTEPDFNGFNNGWKFGGGGIIGDGGAIGGSSFKNVNGVNGGFNKGIYSKPLSLNHNSKFNSINTKGGKNGLGKGEDDRVGGKVGKKNGYSNKNGGGDNNSNSNNNKNSSDKRFKTLPPSESLPRNETIGGYIFVCNNDTMQENLKRQLFGLPPRYRDSVRAITPGLPLFLYNYSTHQLHGVYEAASFGGTNIDPTAWEDKKCPGESRFPAQVRVLTRKICEPLEEDSFRPILHHYDGPKFRLELNIPEVILPKYLYKPFACLKGIVLIYSPV, encoded by the exons ATGGAGAACAATCAGCAGTCCTTTTGGCAGTTCAGCGACCAGCTTCGTCTTCAGACTTCGAGCTTCGCGAACCTCTCTATCAACGATTCCATATGGAGCACATCCTCCGGGGCGAAGAACGAGCGGCGCAATTTCGACGTCAGGGTCGGTGGAGAGGTCAATTCCTCGTCTGGGTCGAAGCAGACGGAGCCCGATTTTAATGGGTTCAACAACGGGTGGAAATTCGGGGGCGGGGGCATCATCGGAGACGGCGGTGCGATTGGGGGAAGTTCCTTTAAGAACGTCAATGGGGTTAATGGCGGATTCAACAAAGGTATTTATTCGAAGCCTTTGAGCCTGAATCACAACAGtaaattcaatagcatcaacacAAAAGGAGGAAAGAATGGTCTTGGGAAGGGCGAGGATGATCGTGTTGGAGGCAAGGTGGGGAAGAAGAACGGTTATAGTAATAAGAACGGCGGCggtgataataatagtaatagtaataacaataagaACAGTTCTGATAAGAGATTCAAGACCCTTCCACCATCGGAGTCTCTGCCCAGAAACGAAACCATTGGTGGGTATATCTTTGTCTGCAACAACGATACGATGCAAGAAAATCTCAAGAGGCAGCTCTTTG GTTTACCTCCACGCTATAGAGATTCAGTTCGGGCAATAACACCAGGCTTGCCCCTCTTCCTCTACAACTATTCTACCCACCAACTCCATGGGGTGTATGAG GCTGCAAGCTTTGGAGGAACAAACATAGATCCGACAGCCTGGGAGGACAAGAAATGCCCCGGTGAATCGCGCTTCCCTGCCCAG GTAAGAGTCCTTACAAGGAAGATCTGTGAACCATTAGAAGAGGACTCATTCAGGCCAATTCTCCACCATTACGATGGACCAAAGTTCCGCCTTGAGCTGAACATACCCGAGGTAATCTTACCAAAATACTTGTACAAGCCATTTGCCTGTTTGAAGGGCATAGTTCTGATCTATTCTCCTGTTTGA
- the LOC131157006 gene encoding B2 protein isoform X2: protein MENNQQSFWQFSDQLRLQTSSFANLSINDSIWSTSSGAKNERRNFDVRVGGEVNSSSGSKQTEPDFNGFNNGWKFGGGGIIGDGGAIGGSSFKNVNGVNGGFNKGIYSKPLSLNHNSKFNSINTKGGKNGLGKGEDDRVGGKVGKKNGYSNKNGGGDNNSNSNNNKNSSDKRFKTLPPSESLPRNETIGGYIFVCNNDTMQENLKRQLFGLPPRYRDSVRAITPGLPLFLYNYSTHQLHGVYEAASFGGTNIDPTAWEDKKCPGESRFPAQVRVLTRKICEPLEEDSFRPILHHYDGPKFRLELNIPEAISLLDIFEESNL, encoded by the exons ATGGAGAACAATCAGCAGTCCTTTTGGCAGTTCAGCGACCAGCTTCGTCTTCAGACTTCGAGCTTCGCGAACCTCTCTATCAACGATTCCATATGGAGCACATCCTCCGGGGCGAAGAACGAGCGGCGCAATTTCGACGTCAGGGTCGGTGGAGAGGTCAATTCCTCGTCTGGGTCGAAGCAGACGGAGCCCGATTTTAATGGGTTCAACAACGGGTGGAAATTCGGGGGCGGGGGCATCATCGGAGACGGCGGTGCGATTGGGGGAAGTTCCTTTAAGAACGTCAATGGGGTTAATGGCGGATTCAACAAAGGTATTTATTCGAAGCCTTTGAGCCTGAATCACAACAGtaaattcaatagcatcaacacAAAAGGAGGAAAGAATGGTCTTGGGAAGGGCGAGGATGATCGTGTTGGAGGCAAGGTGGGGAAGAAGAACGGTTATAGTAATAAGAACGGCGGCggtgataataatagtaatagtaataacaataagaACAGTTCTGATAAGAGATTCAAGACCCTTCCACCATCGGAGTCTCTGCCCAGAAACGAAACCATTGGTGGGTATATCTTTGTCTGCAACAACGATACGATGCAAGAAAATCTCAAGAGGCAGCTCTTTG GTTTACCTCCACGCTATAGAGATTCAGTTCGGGCAATAACACCAGGCTTGCCCCTCTTCCTCTACAACTATTCTACCCACCAACTCCATGGGGTGTATGAG GCTGCAAGCTTTGGAGGAACAAACATAGATCCGACAGCCTGGGAGGACAAGAAATGCCCCGGTGAATCGCGCTTCCCTGCCCAG GTAAGAGTCCTTACAAGGAAGATCTGTGAACCATTAGAAGAGGACTCATTCAGGCCAATTCTCCACCATTACGATGGACCAAAGTTCCGCCTTGAGCTGAACATACCCGAG GCAATCTCCCTTTTGGATATATTCGAGGAGAGCAACCTGTGA